The Halarsenatibacter silvermanii genome includes a region encoding these proteins:
- a CDS encoding family 16 glycosylhydrolase: protein MHYIGDKFLNTMLLILFLFVSLLFLFSGGGIVSAETVEVTGHHISRESLLERGELTAEIDIENLTEDDREIWLGYSLFDPRGEWHDIEPGKIKIRANSGKTVEIAEEIFPGAEILAGEYLFVAAAWDEHPEDGGIRLSDMRKREKITAEDGDRVRERDKGEDEDLGLKFSGHEFLKAGHRLGRGWLNPENVKLENQRLKISSPADSLQGGEVRTEDYFSYGSYSVKLKSDYAPGSFSAFFLYEDVDYKNDEIDIEIYNDGSRQIDFVTFVEGEKTNHEKAELPFDPASDFHEYRIVYLPDRINFYVEDELMASFDSDLPDDEMRIMANHWWPNWLEAERKQPASEIYIKQLDFQELRER from the coding sequence TTGCATTACATCGGTGACAAATTTTTAAATACAATGCTGCTGATTCTATTTTTATTCGTATCTCTTTTGTTTCTTTTTTCCGGCGGCGGGATAGTATCTGCAGAAACCGTCGAAGTTACCGGCCATCACATCAGCCGGGAATCTCTGCTGGAGAGAGGCGAATTAACTGCTGAGATAGATATAGAAAATCTGACCGAAGACGATCGGGAAATATGGCTGGGATATAGCCTCTTCGATCCCCGGGGAGAATGGCATGATATCGAACCCGGGAAAATTAAGATCAGGGCAAATTCCGGCAAAACAGTTGAAATCGCAGAAGAGATTTTTCCGGGAGCAGAAATTTTGGCCGGAGAATATCTGTTTGTGGCAGCAGCCTGGGATGAACATCCGGAGGATGGCGGCATAAGGCTGAGCGATATGAGAAAAAGAGAGAAGATAACTGCTGAAGATGGTGACAGGGTGAGGGAGAGAGATAAAGGTGAGGACGAAGATTTGGGCCTGAAATTTAGCGGACATGAGTTTTTGAAGGCCGGACATAGGCTGGGCAGAGGCTGGCTTAATCCTGAAAATGTGAAGCTGGAAAATCAGCGGCTAAAAATATCATCTCCGGCCGATAGTTTGCAGGGAGGAGAGGTCAGAACGGAAGATTACTTTTCCTATGGTTCTTACAGCGTGAAATTGAAATCCGATTATGCCCCCGGTTCTTTTTCCGCTTTTTTTCTCTATGAGGATGTGGATTATAAAAATGATGAAATCGACATCGAAATATATAATGACGGCAGCCGCCAGATAGATTTTGTTACCTTTGTTGAGGGGGAGAAAACCAACCATGAAAAAGCGGAACTTCCCTTTGATCCCGCCTCGGATTTTCATGAATACCGCATTGTTTATTTGCCGGACCGGATAAATTTTTATGTGGAAGATGAACTGATGGCCAGTTTTGACAGTGATCTTCCGGATGATGAGATGCGGATAATGGCAAATCACTGGTGGCCTAACTGGCTGGAAGCGGAAAGGAAACAGCCGGCCAGCGAGATATATATAAAACAATTAGATTTTCAGGAATTAAGGGAGCGTTAA